One region of Paraburkholderia acidiphila genomic DNA includes:
- a CDS encoding ABC transporter permease: protein MSFESPDLPVEAGSAAASHGSPWRRQLAFALLGRRGADREGAPAQRAGHAFWRALVRNPSACAGLVLLAAFVVLAVLAPRLYPGDPLDMVGGPFEWPGSDPQFWLGTDSLGRDVAAGIAHGARVSLLIGAASAGIGLVIGTLVGAIGGYFGGLIDDALVRLTELFQTVPSFLLVIVLVAIGRPNVVVIALAIGIASWPTVARIVRAEFRTLRSSDFVLAARSQGFGNTRIIVGEILPNALPPVIVTASVMVASAILVESSLSFLGMGDPNVMSWGAMIGAGRDSLRTAWYLTAIPGAAIVLAVLALNLLGDGLTEALNPRQRPRP from the coding sequence ATGAGTTTCGAATCGCCGGATCTCCCGGTCGAAGCAGGAAGCGCCGCCGCGAGCCACGGTTCGCCATGGCGGCGTCAGCTGGCGTTCGCGCTGCTTGGCCGCCGTGGCGCGGATCGCGAGGGCGCGCCCGCCCAGCGCGCCGGGCACGCCTTCTGGCGAGCGCTGGTGCGCAATCCTTCGGCGTGCGCCGGCCTCGTGCTGCTCGCCGCATTCGTGGTGCTTGCCGTGCTCGCGCCGCGGCTCTACCCAGGCGACCCGCTCGACATGGTGGGCGGCCCGTTCGAATGGCCGGGCAGCGACCCGCAGTTCTGGCTCGGCACCGATTCGCTCGGGCGCGACGTAGCGGCCGGCATTGCGCATGGTGCGCGCGTGTCGCTGCTGATCGGCGCGGCGTCGGCCGGCATCGGGCTCGTGATCGGCACGCTGGTGGGGGCGATCGGCGGTTATTTCGGAGGACTGATCGACGATGCGCTCGTGCGCCTCACCGAGCTGTTCCAGACCGTGCCGTCCTTTTTGCTGGTAATCGTGCTGGTCGCGATCGGGCGGCCCAACGTGGTGGTCATCGCGCTCGCCATCGGCATTGCGTCGTGGCCCACGGTCGCGCGTATCGTGCGCGCGGAATTCCGCACGCTGCGAAGCTCGGACTTCGTGCTCGCAGCGCGCAGCCAGGGGTTCGGCAATACGCGGATCATTGTTGGCGAGATTCTGCCCAATGCGTTGCCGCCGGTGATCGTCACGGCTTCGGTCATGGTGGCGAGCGCCATTCTGGTCGAATCGTCGCTGTCCTTCCTCGGCATGGGCGACCCCAATGTCATGAGCTGGGGGGCGATGATCGGCGCCGGGCGCGATTCGCTGCGCACGGCCTGGTATCTCACGGCGATTCCCGGCGCGGCCATCGTGCTCGCGGTGCTCGCCCTCAATCTGCTCGGCGACGGCCTGACCGAGGCCCTCAATCCGCGGCAACGGCCGCGACCGTAA
- a CDS encoding LLM class flavin-dependent oxidoreductase, with amino-acid sequence MSEPSVAEPRTSSAATPFVPVASPAAFPESPVARAFAQPLMLGLFLPIQAGGWSASTLPRSTDWSFDYNAALVQKCEALGFDLVFALSQWLPKGGYGGVFDGQALDSFMTLAALTARTERIILAATTHVLYGPWHPLHFAKFTATLDHISRGRWGINVVTGHRAVEHEMFGWNRIEHDRRYEMAAEFLDAVQQLWAQPDNFSFEPELSAWRLQGAFVTPKPRYGRPLLINATGSDAGIDFAARYSDVVFITSPAGPQIDRALEALPAHVARVKTAARAYGREVRTLINPMVICRETATEARDYHDAIVAHADEGSFHRFDSDAHAWRGGFEDRAKAASRAVGGNIAIVGTPEEVADKIIKLHAAGIDGVQLSFYDFQPDLDFFGERVLPLLNEAGLRR; translated from the coding sequence TTGAGCGAACCTTCCGTGGCCGAGCCGCGCACATCTTCCGCCGCTACGCCCTTCGTGCCTGTGGCCTCCCCCGCCGCCTTTCCCGAAAGCCCGGTGGCGCGCGCATTCGCGCAACCGCTGATGCTAGGCCTGTTCCTGCCGATTCAGGCTGGCGGATGGAGCGCGTCCACGCTGCCGCGCAGCACGGACTGGTCGTTCGACTACAACGCCGCGCTCGTGCAAAAGTGCGAGGCGCTCGGCTTCGATCTCGTCTTCGCCCTGTCGCAATGGCTGCCAAAAGGCGGTTATGGCGGCGTGTTCGACGGTCAAGCGCTCGACTCGTTCATGACGCTGGCGGCGCTGACCGCACGCACGGAGCGCATCATCCTGGCGGCGACAACTCATGTGCTCTACGGACCGTGGCATCCGCTGCACTTCGCGAAGTTCACGGCCACGCTCGATCACATCTCGCGTGGGCGTTGGGGCATCAACGTGGTCACGGGGCATCGCGCCGTCGAACATGAAATGTTTGGCTGGAACCGCATCGAGCACGACCGGCGCTACGAGATGGCGGCCGAATTTCTCGACGCCGTGCAGCAGTTGTGGGCGCAACCGGACAACTTCAGTTTCGAGCCGGAACTTTCGGCATGGCGGCTGCAGGGCGCGTTCGTGACGCCCAAGCCGCGCTATGGCCGCCCGCTGCTCATCAATGCAACGGGCTCCGACGCGGGCATCGACTTCGCCGCGCGATACTCCGACGTGGTGTTCATCACGAGCCCTGCGGGACCGCAGATCGATCGCGCGCTGGAGGCGCTGCCAGCGCATGTCGCGCGCGTGAAGACTGCCGCGCGTGCGTATGGACGCGAAGTGCGAACCCTGATCAATCCGATGGTGATCTGCCGCGAGACCGCTACTGAGGCGCGCGACTATCACGACGCCATCGTCGCGCACGCCGACGAGGGGAGCTTTCACCGCTTCGACAGCGACGCGCACGCCTGGCGCGGCGGTTTCGAAGATCGCGCAAAGGCGGCCTCGCGCGCCGTGGGCGGCAACATTGCGATCGTGGGCACGCCCGAGGAGGTGGCCGACAAGATCATCAAGCTTCACGCGGCAGGCATCGACGGCGTGCAGTTGAGCTTCTATGACTTTCAGCCCGACCTGGATTTCTTCGGCGAACGTGTGCTGCCGTTGCTGAATGAGGCCGGGCTGCGCCGCTGA
- a CDS encoding ABC transporter ATP-binding protein: protein MSQLLEVRDLRVNFGAHEAVRGVSFDIAAGETLALVGESGSGKSATALALMQLVPEPGRVTGSVRFEGRELLGLPPKAVRALRGKQISMIFQEPMTSLNPVLSVGEQVVETLRQHEALSRRAAHARAVELLDLVRIPEPQRRFDDYPHELSGGQRQRVMIAMAVACRPRLLIADEPTTALDVTIQARILELLGTLRRELSMSLLLITHDLGVVADHADRVAVMLAGRKVEEAPTQDLFAQPRHAYTQGLLSASLNLADDLHYRSWTLPEIRHTAPADRAGEEGGFVVVPRKVPERAAPGARAADATPLLAVRDLRVAYPQRRGAPPLHAVDGVSFEIGRGESVGLVGESGCGKSTLSRAILRLAPVATGSIALDGTDLVALRERALRPLRRKVQMVFQDPYASLNPRRAVGDILEAVLAVNGMSDATARRARVRSALERVGLPAAALARFPHEFSGGQRQRIGIARALVLEPALLICDEPVSALDVSIQAQILNLLVELKRELGLSMLFISHDLSVVRYIADRVHVMQQGKIVESGDHQDIWRAPRHPYTRTLLAAIPGRELEAQAA from the coding sequence GTGAGCCAACTGCTTGAAGTACGCGATTTGCGCGTGAATTTTGGGGCGCACGAAGCGGTGCGCGGCGTGAGCTTCGACATCGCGGCGGGCGAGACGCTCGCGCTGGTGGGCGAGTCGGGCAGCGGCAAATCCGCTACGGCGCTTGCGCTCATGCAGCTCGTTCCCGAGCCCGGGCGCGTGACGGGTAGCGTGCGCTTCGAAGGGCGCGAGCTGCTGGGACTACCGCCCAAAGCGGTGCGCGCGTTGCGCGGCAAGCAGATCTCGATGATCTTTCAGGAGCCGATGACGTCGCTCAATCCGGTGCTTTCGGTCGGCGAGCAGGTGGTCGAGACGCTGCGCCAGCACGAGGCGCTGTCGCGTCGGGCCGCTCATGCTCGCGCCGTCGAATTGCTCGATCTCGTGCGCATTCCCGAGCCGCAGCGCCGCTTCGACGACTACCCGCACGAGCTATCGGGCGGCCAGCGCCAGCGCGTGATGATCGCGATGGCCGTGGCGTGCCGCCCCCGTCTGCTGATTGCCGACGAACCCACCACCGCGCTCGACGTGACGATCCAGGCGCGCATTCTCGAACTGCTCGGCACGCTGCGCCGCGAGCTGTCGATGTCGCTCCTGCTGATCACGCACGACCTCGGCGTCGTGGCCGACCATGCGGACCGCGTAGCGGTGATGCTGGCCGGGCGCAAGGTCGAGGAAGCGCCGACTCAGGACCTCTTTGCGCAGCCTCGTCACGCTTATACGCAAGGGCTCCTGAGCGCTTCGCTCAATCTGGCCGACGATCTGCACTACCGCTCGTGGACCTTGCCGGAAATCCGTCACACGGCACCGGCGGATCGGGCCGGCGAGGAGGGCGGCTTCGTGGTGGTGCCGCGCAAGGTGCCCGAGCGTGCAGCGCCTGGCGCGCGGGCGGCGGACGCAACGCCGCTGCTCGCCGTGCGCGATCTGCGCGTCGCGTACCCACAGCGCCGTGGCGCGCCGCCGCTGCACGCGGTAGACGGCGTCTCGTTCGAAATTGGCCGGGGGGAGTCGGTCGGGCTCGTGGGCGAATCGGGCTGCGGCAAGTCCACGTTATCGCGCGCGATCCTGCGTCTCGCGCCGGTTGCGACCGGCTCGATCGCGCTCGACGGCACGGATCTTGTCGCGCTGCGCGAGCGCGCGTTGCGGCCTTTGCGGCGCAAGGTGCAGATGGTCTTTCAGGATCCCTATGCATCGCTGAACCCGCGCCGCGCCGTGGGCGATATTCTCGAAGCCGTGCTGGCCGTGAATGGCATGAGCGACGCGACGGCGCGCCGTGCGCGCGTTCGGTCGGCGCTCGAGCGCGTGGGTCTTCCCGCGGCGGCGCTCGCGCGCTTTCCGCATGAGTTTTCCGGCGGCCAGCGTCAGCGCATCGGCATCGCGCGCGCGCTCGTGCTCGAGCCCGCATTGCTGATCTGCGACGAGCCGGTATCGGCGCTGGATGTTTCGATCCAGGCGCAAATTCTCAATCTGCTCGTCGAACTCAAGCGCGAACTGGGGCTTTCGATGCTCTTCATCTCGCACGATCTTTCGGTCGTGCGCTATATCGCCGACCGGGTGCACGTGATGCAACAGGGCAAGATCGTCGAGAGCGGGGACCATCAGGACATCTGGCGCGCGCCGCGGCATCCGTACACGCGCACGCTGCTCGCCGCGATTCCCGGGCGCGAGCTGGAGGCCCAGGCGGCTTGA
- a CDS encoding LLM class flavin-dependent oxidoreductase codes for MSRTSATEASRQLHLNVNILHSGFVPSAWRLADADPRAFVDVGHYVRVAQLAESAKFDAVFLADNAAIIDQIDFRPITALEPTVLLASIAATTTHIGVIGTASTSYNEPYNIARRFATLDHVSRGRAGWNVVTTADLPSARNFGHDAVPDHAQRYARAAEFTELVKALWDSWDDDAFVGDKASGRFIDVTKVRPVAHEGRFFKVQGPLNLPRAPQGHPVLVQAGGSGDGRDLAARHAEAVFSASQSFEESAAYRRDLNARAAAYGRTQGVQVLAGLTTIIGATEAEALRRRDELVEQIPWRYSLTRLAGTLGLAPDQLELDARLPENLALPGGGNGNHTFFHATIAEARRGGHTVRELIRSLAGGGGHRVIVGTPEQIADDIERWFKGGAADGFNLMPDALPDGLEAFVNGVVPILQRRGLFRTEYEGNTLRSHLGLERPGVREAAAGTELQRA; via the coding sequence ATGAGCCGAACTTCGGCGACCGAAGCGTCGCGCCAGCTGCATCTGAACGTCAATATCCTGCATTCGGGCTTCGTGCCATCGGCTTGGCGTCTGGCCGATGCCGATCCTCGCGCATTCGTGGACGTGGGGCACTATGTGCGCGTCGCGCAACTCGCAGAAAGCGCGAAGTTCGATGCGGTGTTTCTCGCCGACAATGCCGCGATCATCGACCAGATCGACTTTCGTCCGATCACGGCGCTCGAGCCCACTGTGCTGCTGGCGAGCATCGCGGCAACGACCACGCACATTGGCGTGATCGGCACGGCTTCGACGAGCTACAACGAGCCGTACAACATCGCACGCCGCTTCGCCACGCTCGATCATGTGAGCCGTGGCCGTGCGGGCTGGAATGTCGTGACCACCGCCGATCTGCCCTCGGCGCGCAACTTTGGCCACGACGCGGTGCCCGATCACGCGCAACGCTATGCGCGCGCCGCGGAGTTCACGGAACTCGTCAAGGCACTCTGGGATAGCTGGGATGACGATGCCTTCGTTGGCGACAAGGCAAGCGGCCGCTTCATCGACGTAACGAAGGTGCGGCCTGTTGCGCACGAGGGGCGTTTTTTCAAGGTGCAGGGGCCGCTGAATCTTCCGCGTGCGCCGCAGGGCCATCCCGTGCTCGTGCAGGCGGGCGGTTCGGGCGACGGCCGCGATCTCGCGGCGCGTCACGCGGAGGCCGTCTTTTCCGCATCGCAATCGTTCGAGGAATCGGCGGCGTACCGGCGCGATCTCAATGCACGCGCCGCCGCCTACGGTCGAACCCAGGGCGTGCAGGTGTTGGCGGGCCTCACCACCATTATCGGCGCGACCGAGGCCGAAGCATTGCGGCGGCGCGACGAACTCGTCGAGCAGATCCCCTGGCGCTACAGCCTCACGCGTCTTGCCGGCACGCTGGGTCTCGCGCCCGATCAGCTCGAGCTCGACGCGCGCTTGCCGGAGAACCTCGCGCTGCCGGGCGGCGGCAACGGCAACCACACGTTCTTTCATGCGACGATCGCCGAGGCGCGGCGAGGCGGCCACACGGTGCGCGAGCTGATCCGCTCGCTCGCGGGCGGCGGCGGGCATCGCGTGATCGTTGGCACTCCGGAGCAGATCGCCGACGATATCGAGCGCTGGTTCAAGGGCGGGGCCGCCGACGGCTTCAACCTCATGCCCGACGCGCTGCCGGACGGCCTGGAAGCGTTCGTGAATGGCGTGGTGCCGATCCTGCAGCGGCGTGGACTCTTTCGAACCGAATACGAGGGCAACACCTTGCGCTCGCATCTCGGGCTCGAACGGCCGGGCGTTCGCGAGGCGGCGGCAGGCACAGAACTTCAGCGCGCCTGA
- a CDS encoding acyl-CoA dehydrogenase family protein: protein MSALPTQFPPGLSLQDALANLPSLANEIGKEAAAREGRRELPIEGFNAFRRSGLGRLRLPVEWGGLGGSLVDEFDVVATLAAADSNLAHALRIHYDQTEALLLSARTPFNDLQIQRVIDGAIFGGASTELGTSRPGEYTTALRRDGEHYRLDGRKYYSTGTAFSDYARLSVLNDEGQPVVAIVPVRREGLTVLDDWDGMGQRMTASGSLVFENLLVKTDEITERGLATLAGRHGGALRQLHLVAVAAGIVRNVVADAKRYVLEHGRPVLHSTAPSAREDAFIQQVVGTLSAHSHAIDALVRENARTLDRSAQAIRAGAPDADALVLEGALATARTQLVVSKLALEAAERLFEAGGASATSRAHNFDRHWRNLRTIFSHNPLLHKARVVGDYALNGVTTHLTEGRVF, encoded by the coding sequence ATGTCCGCTCTTCCCACTCAATTTCCGCCCGGTTTGTCGTTGCAGGATGCGCTCGCCAACTTGCCATCGCTCGCGAACGAAATCGGCAAAGAAGCGGCGGCGCGCGAAGGGCGCCGCGAATTGCCTATCGAGGGCTTCAATGCGTTTCGCCGCTCGGGGCTAGGGCGCCTTCGGTTGCCCGTGGAGTGGGGCGGTCTGGGCGGCTCGCTCGTGGACGAATTCGACGTCGTTGCGACGCTGGCCGCCGCCGACAGCAATCTCGCGCACGCGCTGCGGATCCACTACGACCAGACCGAGGCGCTGCTACTCTCGGCGCGCACGCCATTCAACGATTTGCAGATTCAGCGCGTGATTGACGGCGCCATTTTCGGCGGCGCTTCGACCGAGCTGGGCACGTCGCGTCCGGGCGAATACACCACGGCGCTCAGGCGAGACGGCGAGCACTATCGGCTCGACGGCCGCAAATACTATTCGACCGGTACGGCCTTTTCCGACTACGCGCGCCTGAGCGTGCTCAACGACGAGGGTCAGCCGGTCGTCGCGATCGTGCCGGTGCGGCGCGAAGGCCTCACGGTGCTCGACGACTGGGACGGCATGGGGCAGCGCATGACGGCGAGCGGCAGTCTCGTGTTCGAGAATCTGCTGGTAAAGACCGACGAGATTACGGAACGGGGCCTCGCCACGCTCGCGGGCCGTCATGGCGGCGCGTTGCGCCAACTCCATCTGGTGGCGGTCGCAGCGGGCATCGTTCGCAATGTGGTCGCCGATGCGAAGCGCTACGTGCTGGAGCACGGGCGCCCCGTATTGCACAGCACGGCGCCCTCCGCGCGCGAAGATGCGTTTATCCAGCAGGTCGTCGGCACGCTCTCCGCGCATAGCCATGCGATCGACGCGCTCGTGCGCGAGAACGCCCGCACGCTCGACCGATCGGCACAAGCGATTCGCGCGGGTGCGCCAGACGCCGATGCGCTCGTGCTGGAAGGCGCATTGGCCACGGCGCGCACGCAACTCGTGGTCAGCAAGCTCGCGCTCGAAGCGGCCGAGCGCCTGTTCGAAGCGGGTGGCGCTTCGGCCACTTCGCGAGCGCACAATTTCGACCGGCACTGGCGCAACCTGCGCACGATCTTCAGTCACAACCCGCTGCTGCACAAGGCGCGCGTGGTGGGCGACTACGCCCTGAACGGCGTGACGACGCACCTCACCGAAGGCCGCGTATTCTGA
- a CDS encoding ABC transporter substrate-binding protein — MSRLTRREFLIASGAAAATAGLPALVRAQGAVTRKRGGTLNVLINPEPPVLVSIFQTTGPALAASSKVLEGLLAYDFDLRPQPQLATAWTVSPDGLRYTFKLRQNVRWHDGQPFTSADVAFSVDLLKAIHPRGRSTFANVTKVETPDASTAIIELSKPAPFLLKALSAGESPIVPKHLYASGDPLTNPHNNAPIGTGPFRFKSWTRGASIVYERNPDYWDAGKPYIDALVYKVIPDPAARSAAFETGALDLGGENPVPLTDLPRLTQLPQLVTETRGYRFLEPLSEIDFNLDHPVLKDPRVRQAIAHAINPAVVQKTVAYGYADVSPTPITPASPYHDAQITPYAFDPHAAEALLDAAGKPRGADGVRFKLTHDYLPYGDMYQRQAGYVKSALARVGIDVTVRSQDLPSFLKRVYADRQFDFTSIGVNTLFDPAVGVQRLYWSKNIRPGVPFSNAPHYSSPEADRLLEAASVEIDESRRVSLYKQFQQTVYRDLPILNLVAPRMVTLANRRVHDHTVSAQGLEGNFADVWLSA; from the coding sequence ATGTCACGTTTGACCCGTCGAGAATTTCTCATTGCAAGCGGCGCGGCCGCCGCTACCGCGGGGCTTCCCGCGCTTGTCCGCGCCCAGGGCGCTGTTACGCGCAAACGCGGCGGCACGCTGAACGTGCTGATCAATCCCGAGCCGCCCGTGCTGGTCTCGATCTTCCAGACGACGGGCCCGGCACTCGCTGCAAGTTCGAAGGTGCTGGAGGGTTTGCTCGCCTACGACTTCGACCTGCGCCCGCAGCCGCAACTGGCAACCGCATGGACCGTGAGCCCCGATGGTCTGCGCTATACGTTCAAGCTGCGGCAAAACGTACGCTGGCACGATGGCCAGCCGTTCACGTCCGCGGACGTGGCGTTCTCAGTCGATTTGCTCAAGGCGATTCACCCGCGCGGACGCAGCACCTTTGCGAACGTGACGAAGGTAGAGACGCCCGACGCCAGCACGGCCATCATCGAATTGTCGAAGCCCGCGCCATTTCTTCTCAAGGCGCTTTCGGCGGGCGAGTCGCCGATCGTGCCGAAGCACCTGTACGCTTCGGGCGACCCGCTCACGAACCCGCACAACAACGCGCCCATTGGCACCGGTCCGTTTCGCTTCAAGTCGTGGACGCGCGGCGCGAGCATCGTCTACGAGCGCAATCCCGACTACTGGGACGCGGGCAAGCCTTATATCGATGCGCTCGTGTACAAGGTCATTCCCGATCCGGCCGCGCGCTCGGCGGCGTTCGAAACCGGCGCGCTCGACCTGGGCGGCGAGAACCCCGTGCCGCTCACCGACTTGCCGCGCCTCACGCAATTGCCGCAGCTCGTGACCGAAACACGTGGCTACCGCTTCCTCGAGCCCTTGTCGGAGATCGATTTCAATCTCGATCATCCCGTGCTGAAGGACCCGCGCGTGCGCCAGGCCATCGCGCATGCCATCAATCCGGCGGTCGTGCAAAAAACCGTGGCGTACGGCTATGCGGATGTCTCGCCCACGCCGATTACGCCCGCTTCGCCGTATCACGACGCGCAGATCACGCCCTACGCGTTCGACCCGCACGCGGCCGAGGCGCTGCTCGATGCGGCAGGCAAGCCACGCGGCGCGGATGGCGTGCGCTTCAAGCTCACGCATGATTACCTGCCGTACGGCGACATGTACCAGCGGCAGGCGGGCTATGTGAAATCGGCGCTCGCGCGCGTGGGGATCGATGTCACGGTGCGCTCGCAGGATCTGCCGTCCTTCCTCAAGCGCGTGTACGCCGACCGTCAGTTCGATTTCACCAGCATCGGCGTGAACACGCTGTTCGATCCGGCCGTGGGCGTGCAGCGCCTTTACTGGTCGAAGAATATCCGCCCCGGCGTGCCGTTCTCGAACGCGCCGCACTACAGCAGCCCGGAAGCGGACCGTCTGCTCGAAGCGGCATCGGTTGAAATCGACGAAAGCCGCCGCGTGAGCCTCTACAAGCAGTTTCAGCAGACCGTTTACCGCGACCTGCCGATCCTCAATCTCGTCGCGCCGCGCATGGTCACGCTCGCCAACCGCAGGGTGCACGATCACACCGTAAGCGCGCAGGGCCTGGAAGGCAATTTCGCCGATGTCTGGCTCAGTGCCTGA
- a CDS encoding ABC transporter substrate-binding protein, with amino-acid sequence MTLLWYTRCPAPTPFGIAAQQGLLQEEFAADGIEVKALQEAADPVIRRSHFTHTQPWSFRQGGNIPALWARAQGSDTRLIGVSWVDEFQALITLDPKLAPARASLAGRRFGLPINSGAEVVDFHRATALRGFHTLLEAIDVSPDDVELVDLPHAPRGLAHAKPDESVPLAEWLDAQRAHEFSREAAALLRGEADVVFVKGATGLDIANVIGARVLVDIGAHPDRRAHANNGTPRPLTVDAQLLRERPDLVERVLARTLDVAAWAGAHPGEVTRYVAREVRSAEHWVTRAYGAGLHRQLAIGLDAGALDALAHFKRFLFEHGFIAADFDFAQWVEPAPLEAALARRAAFAG; translated from the coding sequence ATGACGCTTCTCTGGTACACCCGTTGCCCCGCGCCCACGCCATTCGGCATTGCCGCGCAACAAGGACTGCTGCAGGAGGAATTCGCTGCCGATGGCATCGAGGTGAAGGCGTTGCAGGAGGCCGCCGATCCGGTCATCCGCCGCTCGCACTTCACGCATACGCAGCCGTGGTCGTTTCGTCAGGGCGGCAACATTCCCGCGCTATGGGCGCGAGCGCAAGGCAGCGACACGCGGCTCATCGGCGTAAGTTGGGTCGACGAGTTTCAGGCGCTCATTACGCTCGATCCGAAACTTGCGCCCGCACGCGCCTCGCTCGCAGGGCGTCGATTCGGATTGCCGATCAATAGCGGTGCCGAAGTAGTCGATTTTCATCGCGCCACTGCGCTGCGCGGCTTTCACACGCTGCTCGAAGCCATCGACGTCTCGCCTGACGATGTCGAGCTGGTGGATCTGCCGCACGCGCCTCGCGGTCTCGCGCACGCGAAACCGGATGAATCCGTACCGCTCGCCGAATGGCTCGATGCGCAGCGCGCTCACGAATTCTCGCGCGAGGCGGCGGCGCTCCTGCGCGGCGAAGCCGACGTGGTGTTCGTCAAGGGCGCGACGGGCCTCGACATCGCCAACGTGATCGGTGCGCGCGTGCTGGTCGACATCGGCGCGCATCCCGATCGCCGCGCGCACGCGAACAACGGTACGCCGCGCCCGCTCACAGTCGACGCGCAACTCCTGCGCGAGCGTCCCGACCTCGTCGAGCGCGTGCTCGCACGCACGCTCGATGTCGCCGCGTGGGCGGGCGCGCATCCCGGCGAGGTCACGCGCTACGTCGCGCGCGAGGTGCGTAGCGCGGAGCACTGGGTGACGCGTGCGTATGGCGCTGGCTTGCACAGGCAACTGGCAATCGGGCTCGATGCCGGGGCGCTCGATGCGCTCGCGCACTTCAAGCGCTTTCTCTTCGAGCACGGTTTTATCGCAGCCGATTTCGATTTCGCGCAATGGGTCGAGCCGGCGCCGCTCGAGGCGGCGCTGGCGCGACGTGCGGCGTTCGCCGGCTAA
- a CDS encoding ABC transporter permease, giving the protein MSRSVRWQTILRRTAWQALPTVLGIVILNFFLLKLMPGDAADVIAGEAGSATTETMTLLRAKFGLDQPLLVQLWTYLKHLAHFSLGYSPRYDMPVMQLILSRLPNTLLLMGVALSLALVAGIVLGAVMAHWAGKWPDRVLSVCALLFYSTPGFWIGLLAIVLFAVRLGWLPSGGNVTIGANLHGFAYVADVARHVLLPAATLATFFVAIYARITRAAMIEVQRQDFVRTAQAKGLHPWRVTLRHVLRNALIPLTTLVGLHFGTLLGGAAVTETVFSWPGLGRLALDAVLARDFSVLLGVLLLSSLLVIVANVVVDLLQAWLDPRVG; this is encoded by the coding sequence ATGAGCCGAAGCGTCCGCTGGCAAACGATCCTGCGCCGCACCGCCTGGCAGGCGCTGCCCACGGTGCTCGGCATCGTGATCCTCAACTTCTTCCTGCTCAAGCTGATGCCGGGCGACGCCGCCGACGTGATCGCGGGCGAAGCCGGCTCCGCGACGACGGAAACCATGACGCTGCTGCGCGCGAAGTTCGGGCTGGACCAGCCCTTGCTCGTGCAGCTCTGGACCTATCTGAAGCATCTCGCGCATTTCAGCCTGGGCTATTCGCCGCGCTACGACATGCCCGTCATGCAGCTGATCCTCTCACGGCTGCCCAACACCTTGCTGCTGATGGGCGTGGCGCTGTCGCTCGCGCTCGTCGCAGGCATCGTGCTCGGCGCGGTGATGGCGCATTGGGCCGGCAAGTGGCCCGATCGCGTGTTGTCGGTGTGCGCGCTGCTGTTTTATTCCACGCCGGGCTTCTGGATCGGCCTGCTCGCCATCGTGCTGTTCGCGGTGCGTCTTGGGTGGCTGCCGAGCGGCGGCAACGTCACGATCGGGGCGAACCTGCACGGTTTCGCCTATGTCGCCGATGTCGCGCGTCACGTGTTGCTGCCCGCCGCCACGCTTGCCACCTTCTTCGTCGCGATCTACGCGCGCATTACGCGTGCCGCGATGATCGAAGTGCAGCGGCAGGACTTCGTGCGTACGGCGCAGGCCAAAGGTCTGCATCCGTGGCGTGTCACGTTGCGCCACGTGCTGCGCAACGCGCTGATTCCACTCACCACGCTCGTGGGACTGCATTTCGGCACGCTGCTCGGCGGCGCGGCCGTGACAGAGACGGTGTTCAGCTGGCCGGGACTCGGCCGCCTGGCGCTCGATGCGGTGCTGGCGCGCGACTTCAGTGTGCTGCTGGGGGTGCTGCTGCTGTCGTCGTTGCTTGTCATCGTCGCTAACGTCGTAGTCGATCTGCTGCAGGCGTGGCTCGATCCACGTGTCGGATAA